Proteins encoded in a region of the Phoenix dactylifera cultivar Barhee BC4 chromosome 3, palm_55x_up_171113_PBpolish2nd_filt_p, whole genome shotgun sequence genome:
- the LOC103702917 gene encoding uncharacterized protein LOC103702917 — protein sequence MPASTFWSASPSSLSLKLHLIIHEIGGLPMDKLEDWSKSSLVVQMEWRGSGRKSSFLPTAFRKSCTSKQPIHPDGVVSWDEGFDQTCKLKRKNSRSYRSWIINLEVQEYDQDLKAEVVAKTNIDIAEFAPSYKEKRVGIPIICNIRGHTAQALLKVELHFLELETKGGSTALRLPRAFSLPRPFSCAGFPQDYNNRIQHPTSSLSKYLSEAETSSDDEHELNYRKLSVTNILLFDQFNGKIEDHKDKKDRYFQGSPDRIKQQPSLVRLLSWNKMKVSFKAVNYHRGAPLLNKACGEDGGDDIDSERRRRSISQFLALSLETEVHPEGKPQPLGFEDDGRFEVGNWQKKRVASRDGQMELVTDIFLASIDQRSEKAAGGSACTVIAVVIADWLHNNPKTLPLRCQFDELVREGSLEWRKLCADENHKGRFSDHHFDLDTVLAAKIRPLSEVKKLSYVGFFSLDDMPDSLQFLQGAVSFDTVWKELVRGDASREGIYVASWNDHFFVLKIEDNAIYLIDTFGERLFEGCKQAYILKFSKESVVYRRHADSESQTRDSDERTESIPHSEGMDEDGNSSKEVVCEGTASCKQYIKEFLAALPLRELQNEIKRGVVEEAILHRQLQIEFHYTAPCYT from the exons ATGCCGGCATCAACATTCTGGTCTGCTTCCCCTTCCAGCCTGAGTTTAAAGCTGCACCTAATCATCCATGAGATTGGAGGTCTGCCCATGGACAAATTAGAGGATTGGAGCAAGAGCAGCTTGGTGGTGCAGATGGAATGGAGAGGGAGTGGAAGAAAATCTAGTTTCTTGCCCACAGCATTCAGAAAGAGTTGCACATCCAAACAGCCAATCCATCCCGATGGCGTTGTAAGCTGGGACGAAGGATTCGACCAAACCTGCAAGCTTAAGAGGAAGAACTCTCGGAGTTATAGAAGCTGGATCATCAACCTGGAAGTTCAA GAATATGATCAGGATTTAAAAGCGGAAGTTGTTGCCAAGACAAACATAGATATTGCTGAATTTGCCCCATCATACAAGGAGAAAAGAGTTGGAATTCCAATCATCTGCAACATCAGAGGCCACACTGCTCAGGCCCTGCTGAAG GTTGAATTGCATTTTCTTGAGCTCGAAACAAAGGGCGGCAGCACTGCATTAAGACTGCCACGAGCTTTTAGTCTGCCACGCCCTTTTTCATGCGCAGGATTTCCACAAGACTATAATAACAGAATTCAACATCCAACCAGCAGTCTATCAAAGTATCTTTCTGAAGCAGAaacctcatcagatgatgagcatgaattaaattatcgGAAGCTATCAGTGACTAATATCCTCCTTTTTGACCAATTCAATGGCAAGATTGAAGATCATAAGGATAAGAAAGATCGGTATTTCCAGGGATCACCTGACAGGATCAAACAGCAGCCTTCCCTTGTCAGGCTCCTTTCATGGAACAAGATGAAGGTGAGTTTCAAAGCAGTAAACTACCACAGAGGAGCACCActcctgaacaaggcatgcggAGAAGATGGCGGCGACGACATCGACAGCGAACGGCGCCgccgatcgatcagccaattctTGGCACTTTCACTAGAAACTGAAGTGCATCCTGAGGGGAAGCCACAGCCTTTGGGATTTGAAGATGATGGTCGGTTTGAAGTTGGAAATTGGCAGAAGAAGAGAGTGGCAAGCAGAGATGGGCAGATGGAGCTTGTAACTGATATATTTCTTGCATCCATTGATCAGCGCAGCGAGAAAGCTGCAGGTGGAAGTGCCTGCACAGTTATTGCAGTCGTCATCGCTGACTGGTTGCACAACAATCCAAAAACTCTGCCGTTGCGATGCCAATTTGACGAGCTGGTACGTGAAGGATCCTTGGAATGGAGAAAACTCTGTGCGGATGAGAACCACAAGGGGAGATTCTCCGACCATCACTTCGACCTCGATACTGTATTAGCAGCAAAAATACGGCCACTGTCAGAAGTCAAGAAGCTGTCCTATGTAGGATTTTTCAGCCTCGACGACATGCCCGACAGTCTTCAATTCCTGCAAGGGGCCGTGTCCTTTGACACCGTATGGAAGGAGCTCGTCCGCGGCGATGCATCTAGAGAGGGAATATACGTTGCAAGTTGGAATGACCATTTCTTTGTTCTCAAAATAGAAGACAATGCCATTTATTTGATCGACACCTTCGGCGAAAGGCTGTTCGAAGGCTGCAAACAAGCATACATTTTGAAGTTCAGCAAAGAGAGCGTGGTTTACCGACGGCATGCAGATTCAGAATCCCAAACTAGAGACTCTGATGAGCGCACTGAAAGCATTCCACATAGTGAAGGAATGGATGAGGATGGTAATTCATCTAAAGAGGTGGTCTGCGAAGGAACGGCATCCTGTAAACAATACATCAAGGAATTCCTCGCAGCTCTTCCACTGAGAGAACTTCAAAATGAAATTAAGAGGGGGGTGGTGGAAGAAGCCATTTTGCATCGGCAGCTGCAGATAGAGTTCCACTACACAGCTCCTTGTTATACGTGA